The genome window ATGCTAAGTCTTCCCGAAAATAGTCAGGGATACTAAATTCAGTTTCTCCCATGAAATTAGCTTCAGTGTAAGTAATCTGAAACTCTTGGAGAACTTCACCGATATCTTTGTAATTACTGAAGCCCATCTTTACCTCCTGCGTGCAGTATTTAGTTTTACTTTTGAGCTATTTGAGATGGAGATGATTGAGAAATGTTATTGTTCAGTCGATCGATCAGCTTTTGTACCCACTCATCTTTATAATCTGCCGCATCTTCATAAGCTGTTTGCTCTCCCATGACTAACTTTTTTAAGTATTCTAACAAAAATTCGGGATGGTCTTCGACATCAACCCAACGCATCTTATCAATTTCTAGTTTAACAACACCTAAGCCGCGCGATCGCCCTCCTCCGAGAGGAATTTGTTCTGTCTCAAATTGGTGCAAACCGATCATTAATAAACCCAATTCCCAATCGCGAGCATTTTCAACTACTGCTTTAAAATCAAAAGGTGTTGCGGCGGGGACAACTTGGTAGTCGTAGAGTTTGCCATCTGCGGCGGTTTCTGTGTCTCTGTCAATGGCTACTCCATCTCGTTCTTGATATTGTCCGAACCACGCATCGGGTTGTACGGTTAAGTCGCGAACTTGAAATTTGCTGGCAAGCCAGGGAGTGCCAAATAGATGAGAAACTAAATCTGTATGCTTGAGAATTTCATCAGTTAGAGCTTGGTCATCTGGGAAATTTTGTTTAATTTGCTTCATTTCCTGAGCGGTAATTGACCATTCATTCTCAATGGCTGGATTGGCTACTAATTTGCGATCGCTCCCCACAATTCCTCGCAGGAAGCTTTCGAGGCGCGATCGCAAAGCCCCTTTAAAGCTCGAACCAGGAATCAAAGGTCGCCCCAAAGCATCTTTGATTACAGGTAAATCGGAGCCGATCGGTTCGGTCGATCGACCAGCACTAATTCGGAGTGCTGTTACAGTTTTGAGCGTTCCTGTGATTTCCAGTCGATTTTTGAATGTTTCAAACATAAAGCGATCAGGGGTTGTCGTTGACATCATCATGCTTTC of Oscillatoria nigro-viridis PCC 7112 contains these proteins:
- the csx7 gene encoding type III CRISPR-associated RAMP protein Csx7 — translated: MFETFKNRLEITGTLKTVTALRISAGRSTEPIGSDLPVIKDALGRPLIPGSSFKGALRSRLESFLRGIVGSDRKLVANPAIENEWSITAQEMKQIKQNFPDDQALTDEILKHTDLVSHLFGTPWLASKFQVRDLTVQPDAWFGQYQERDGVAIDRDTETAADGKLYDYQVVPAATPFDFKAVVENARDWELGLLMIGLHQFETEQIPLGGGRSRGLGVVKLEIDKMRWVDVEDHPEFLLEYLKKLVMGEQTAYEDAADYKDEWVQKLIDRLNNNISQSSPSQIAQK